One region of Jonesiaceae bacterium BS-20 genomic DNA includes:
- a CDS encoding flagellar assembly protein FliW — protein MTSIAIAVADATPPQESHALVSAPSISGSVTQPTTAAQELNFVRPLAGLPGLSKFVLAPFDHTGVLFTLTSLTVGGPQLFVVTPETFFPTFSPKISGAATTDLGLPCAPATGEAQAQMFVVLTLGDNLAEHTANLSAPILVNPGTGNCIQVVLEDEQYSVRTPLMVS, from the coding sequence ATGACATCCATTGCAATAGCAGTCGCAGATGCTACACCGCCGCAAGAATCCCATGCACTCGTGTCAGCACCATCAATCTCTGGATCGGTCACACAGCCTACGACCGCAGCACAGGAACTGAATTTTGTACGGCCGCTCGCAGGACTTCCCGGGCTATCCAAGTTTGTATTGGCGCCGTTTGACCACACCGGTGTGTTATTTACCCTCACCAGTTTGACTGTTGGTGGACCGCAACTCTTTGTTGTGACTCCGGAAACCTTTTTCCCAACCTTCTCGCCCAAGATTTCTGGAGCGGCCACGACCGATCTTGGTCTGCCGTGCGCCCCAGCAACGGGCGAAGCACAGGCCCAGATGTTTGTGGTGCTCACACTCGGGGACAATCTGGCCGAGCACACAGCAAATCTGTCTGCCCCAATTCTGGTCAATCCAGGCACTGGCAACTGCATTCAGGTTGTTCTTGAAGACGAACAGTATTCTGTTCGTACCCCACTCATGGTTTCCTAA